The following coding sequences are from one Dehalococcoidia bacterium window:
- a CDS encoding HAD family hydrolase, whose product MAPNAHLPHESGQSSAERRPIRAVLFDIGGPLDLETEHERLIDADIAALLAAAGQPVAPARYAEACRFAVDSFAPNAYQAIVWRLCTGDAALAARVYAAVEARSHARDLFEPRPGMRELLAELHGSGLRLGLAANQPAAALARLDRHGMGRFFAHREVSGTLGLHKPDPRLFLAACSALAVEPQACLMVGDRIDNDIAPAAELGMSTVLFRTGRHREQQPRTWLEQPDAEVGDTHELRRALRRLAAGG is encoded by the coding sequence GTGGCGCCCAACGCCCACCTGCCGCACGAGTCCGGCCAGTCGAGCGCGGAGCGGCGGCCGATCCGCGCCGTGCTCTTTGATATCGGCGGGCCGCTGGACCTCGAAACCGAGCACGAGCGCCTGATCGACGCCGACATCGCGGCGTTGCTGGCCGCGGCGGGGCAGCCGGTGGCTCCCGCACGCTACGCCGAAGCCTGCCGCTTTGCTGTCGATTCCTTCGCGCCGAACGCCTACCAGGCGATCGTCTGGCGGCTGTGCACGGGCGATGCCGCGCTGGCCGCGCGCGTGTATGCCGCCGTCGAGGCGCGCTCCCACGCCCGCGACCTGTTCGAGCCGCGTCCGGGCATGCGTGAACTGCTGGCGGAGCTGCATGGCAGCGGCCTGCGGCTCGGCCTGGCCGCGAACCAGCCGGCCGCGGCGCTGGCCCGGCTGGACCGGCACGGCATGGGGCGGTTCTTCGCGCACCGCGAGGTTTCGGGCACGCTGGGCCTGCACAAGCCTGATCCGCGCCTCTTTCTCGCCGCCTGCTCGGCGCTGGCCGTCGAGCCGCAAGCCTGCCTGATGGTCGGCGACCGCATCGACAACGACATCGCGCCGGCGGCGGAGCTGGGCATGTCCACCGTGCTGTTCCGCACGGGCCGCCACCGCGAGCAGCAGCCGCGCACCTGGCTGGAGCAGCCGGACGCCGAGGTTGGCGATACGCACGAGCTGCGCCGCGCGCTACGACGGCTGGCAGCCGGCGGCTGA